In Lactuca sativa cultivar Salinas chromosome 5, Lsat_Salinas_v11, whole genome shotgun sequence, the DNA window ATAGGAAATGATCACCTCTCACTATTTATCACTTTTAATGTTAAAATCTCTTTTGCAATATAAGTGAAGGTTGCACCAAGGAAAAATAAAAAGTGGGGTGAGAGGTGGTGAATTCTCACTGTGTAAGAGGAAAAAATGAAGGCGTGGTGGTCCCATACCCACCGCACCCAATGATAAGGGTGTACATCTCAATCTTAAAAGTTAGCAAGTTAATAAATAGTTTCAATACATGGTCTTACGTACCTTAAGGACGTGTTTTGCTCACCGATTTCGAAAGAATTTGGAGGAATAGAATATAAGATCCAACAAAATTAGCGTTTGGTTAACAAAATCAAAGCAATTAGAATTTTTTTAGATTCCAATAAATTCCGTACTCGAAGGAATTGGTCATTCTTTGCGTAAAGGTAAAAATTTTAGATTCCATTCCTTATGTTTTATTGTAAACACACAAATGCGCTCCCATCTCCTCCTTATTTCCTACACGATTCATAAAATCAAAAACATATTATCATCATCTCTCTCACACCCTATCCATCCACACACCTACCTACCTACCTATCCACCTCACCTACACATACACAAGCCCACCTTTACCCCATCCAcccgactcatccctacaaccCACACACCCAACACCACCCTATACCTACCTACCCACACATATACATACCCCCATGCCCTTACACCCACACCAATACCCACCCCACCCCACACCCACCTATAGGTACAAGCACACTCCCATGCCAATCAAGTTGGACGACGACATCAAAGCCCTCCCCACCCCACTCCTACATGCTTACGCCCACCCCAtctgtcacacctcaaaaccaagaacggcggaaacgttttggaacggaggacatcatgtaatgtatcacaacaatgtaaagtagtaaacaaacaacaacatcatccctTGCATtgatagtataattttaattacaagtgtgttattTCTTAGtaataaacaacataatgaatattcaaaataaaagacgagtcttgactgctccgtcttcacaaaacctggtcgtcgtacctgtctacttgtgacctgagaatacaagttattttgaaagagagtatcagcaataaagctggtgaattcataagtatttatgtgtctttgatttgtaaaactgcaaagaaaagacttgtaaatgtttgaagaagaGTTTGTATCAccgaaaatgtttgtaagtaattgtaaacgtttgaaaaccctagaaaatcccatatttcctaaaaagtagtcttctaccaagactcaactgttttgaaagtatgcaTCACTGTAAGTGTCACGGTTTTTCcctgtataactattattataaaactatattctacctcatcgtttatgtgaatatgtcacaaggtaaaggtaataaggaatataatataattattttcatCGTATCCTTTTGTATTTGTCGTTCGtaaagtgtaagtactgtagtattgcaTAAGTGACTACTATCGTACTAATTActttaaaccggatttatatcaaagtattatgtgattaattgtaccatactatcgactgaaaATCACGACAATGGAAGTCGTCAAAAGGTATGACGTTGGCACCCGaagacctgccggtcccactgtagttagcagtaaggtgtaggatagtcaatccagtatagatctatacgcaaactcacgttctccctccaggagattctggttacaactcaggccatgacaatgaaggcatgctccgatacagtggatcatatTTATGAtaaagtatacttgtatatgtaatgtaggTACCTGTGTAATgcatgtattgtttctcatcatagtatagttgtatatgttctcatagtagtaagtaatgactcatgaatgaaatgactcttgtgtgattccttgtacttggaatggtaagtagtatctcctaactatacctattatagttattagtaatgtacgtgtataaccgaaagtatgcctttggtacccaaaggtactgaactgactaatggaacttttatgtctatatatgtatacatgatatataactaatatttagacgacattcggacgaataatcGATGCCCtgaggccacatcccaacgaggaaaaggaaataaagctagttagccgtcctaagtcctttaaacattacttatataattatacatatatgggcatgcatttggcaatataaaagtataaaagaagttttgtaaaacctttgaaaagtttaataaccaagaaatgatgacttgatgtcagttttataaaacgatttgaaagtagtttgtttgataagacagttttaagtataagaaaaacctttgttagaaacacaattgtaacagagtttgaaaggaaacatatggtatgtaagacagtttgataaagagttttaatcatgtaaaaacgtttgagaaagtcatttgaagtactatgtttggtaaaacagctaaaagtatagtaaatccatttgtatgctagttattaatcacatgtgattgatataataactagcatgattcaacttgtatcccccccataaaagcatttataaacatttaaaaacatttaaaaggttagttaaggggtatgaactcacctgcagtgagtggatcaTATGGAagtatcggacaagtgcttggtgtcaagtgaagacttaaacacacacaattatcctaataacatataaagacatgtgtatatatacaattagtggttataacactaattagacaagttaagacatcctaatacATGCAAAACACTTGCTTTAAGTGCTAAAAGTcctaaggatttcatctaagggttgtaggacTTGGGTTTTGAGTTTagggtccaagggtaaactccttatgAGTTTACGACCTTGGGACCAACTcccttatggctgtaaactcatgagtttactgccgtaaactcatggtacttctACCATTTTGTGTCTTGAAGCCTATaagtcataaagaagcattcctacttcatgtctaAGCCTTTGGAAGTGATTGTGACATCAATTCACTCAtttgtggagtttatggcccatggaccatttctccatgtgaTTACAACCGTAAAATATAATGATTCATTGTCTTTTTTATGTTTTAAGGTCCTAAGTACATCAAGGATATGATCTAGACTAGTATCCAAGACTTGGTAAGGGATTAGGGTGCATTTTGCCCCACTTATAggggttcatggcccaagaacatgtcttggccgtaaaatcctttgaTCACATGATTCTTTGTGATTTCTAAgccctaaacatgttaaacctagtgtagaatgagttagaacaagagtacttacggtctaggagcttgaatggtcgattttggccaagaacagtagtgtgtgttcttggtgttcttggtgaaacttgaagatctacacaaatggaatgatttcacggatgaaatcatgtaagatcactagttcaTGTAAGAAGTCAACTATTTAGGACAAGAAACTTACGAGTTTTGACGATCGGGGATGATgatcgggatgatagttgagaggatttcAGCCAAGGGAAGGGAAGGAATGAACAAATGgctaacatatcatcatataagggggagtttacggcctacacggagtttacgaccgtaaactcccatgtggtggccgtgaactccttgtaaAGGGGTTTCAGACTTGTTCTTTGTGCTATAACTTCAGCAAATAAACCCCAACACTTATCctttaagtgtacaaggctcagaacgctCAAAAAGACTCCAAATTGTGCTAAATAATAGCAGGAATGATTTTGACTTttaatgaagtgtttgactgaacacgatagaaaatttcgggttgtcacatcgtccTACATTCCTACCCCATATCtgatgggttttctaggttataaaaaaattcatgtggaaaaaaaaacacttaaacccttaagttcatatgcaacctagaaaatgatctatgttttctctattgataactATAAATTATGAATATCAAGAAACCCTACTTTAATCGAAATTACAAGAAGGATTAGAGTTACATACATTTTGATTAATATATCAATTAATCAATAAAATCTCATTTGAATTCCTTGGAAAGCAAACACCAAAAGCTTGGATGTCTCTAATGGCTTGTACCCgatttgaatataataataatatgttgGATTAGGTAATTATCAAATATGAttaatctagaaaccctaaaacaCATAGCCAAAACCGGCCATGCTAAGAGGGTTCTAGAAAGCCAattttgctcaactattgaacaattacaacttaGTCCATACACttccaattaattctaattaacccgcaactaattccaattaatttttgattacttctaaattaattataactatttctaattaatatattaatcatataataatattaataaatcatttatttcaatttctaattaatttattaatcacataacaaattaacAAATGATCCTCTTTCCCCAAAAAGTCATTCTATTCAGTTATAGGTTATAAGGGCAACCCATACAAACTTTGCTTATTTGTCAAGAATATAGCAatttagttattgacttagacacttTAATCCAACAATACACACCCCTACCTCCATTACACCTATATATACCTATCCATTCGTCCACCTTACCGTACACTCTTGCATACATCTACCCATTCACCTATACCTACAACCACACCCATGCCCCACTCCTTACCCTATCATACTCCCATACCCACCCCACCCTATTCTTATCCTACCTAACACCTCACACAACATCTACATCCACACCACACACGTATATGCCATGCCACCAAGCCCATGCAGATGTTGATGTCGACATCACCCACCCTACTCCTACACCCACACCCACATCCACACTCACTTGCCTAAGCCTACGCGAACAAGATCATATATGTTTGAGTAGgtaaaagtttaattaatgtagattttataattttttattaaaagtaaTAAAGAGTTATACATGTCAACGAAACACATAATAAATCCCAATTTTTTCAAATTTCAATTCCTTTATATTCTAATTTCTttaatgtattttattttttgtaaaaatatttgCGAACCAAAACACTAAAAAAAATCTAGGGTTAATGCCATAAAAGCCCTTTTATATACAACCTTATTCCATTTTAGACTCAAATTCCTTTTGTTCcttattttcattatattttggaaaattttcatttttgggcCCTTGGAAATAGGCAATGATGGCATGTAAGTTTGACTTACATGAAATACTTTTATCAGTTTGCATTTAACCCCAATGTTTATGTATGAGTTTGTATTTAGCCATAATATTTTTTGTTCTCCATTTTCCATTAGTTTTtagaaaaaatttcattttatccaTTGGCCAATCACCAATAAATATTTTAAAACGTAATAACTTAAAATGAAAAAGGAAAAGACGAAAGCAAGAGTCGAAACTATGACTTCTTCTTGAGGGGAGAGTCGTGTTAGCTAGTAAACTAATGACTTTTTTTTGGGTATTATCAATGTTTGTTGAATTTAATGTGTATATATGCATTTTAGTATAAAGGGAAAAAACCTAGTGTAAGTATGTCAAATACATCTAATAAACAATATGACATGCTAATCTTTGAATCAATCAAATTTGTTAATTCAATCTTAACTCATCTGAGAAAAAATTGGCTATTTCTAATGGCATAGTTGTTGAAAACCAAAGAAATAAGTATTTGAGGATTAAATGTAAGAAATAACATTaaacattctttttttttttccttattaGAGCATAACACTTTTTTATATTTTCGTATGACAATATGTACCTTCAAATTAATATCTATCAAGGCATTGTACTTTGATAAATatacttagggggtgtttggttaagttttttaaaacaacttattaggtttcacaccactataagttaaaaaagtgtttggatgaAAATAACTTATTCCAGTGGGGGAACCTCTAATAAGttattttttcataagttaccctacactttcttattaacttataagctaataagctaataaacaacaattttttttccaaacacCCCCTTACTATAACAATATGTAATATGTTGATTCAAATTATGATGGTTTGACACAACTTAATAGATTTTTATGCGATAACAAAAAGAGCAATTGACTCATCGGTTAATACGCCCCACCCTTAAAAAGAAGTCACAAGTTTGACTCTTGCCTTTAGTGCATCTTCCCTTTTCATTTTAAgcttttataaatatatgttggTGACTGTGCAAggctaaaatgaaaaaaaatttcaTTCAAAAAAATAATGACAAATGGGAAACAAACAAAATGTTGGGGCAAAATGCAAATTCAAACATAAATATTAGAGCTAAATACAAACCCATAAAAAAAAAAGCCATGCCAACCAAACCAACATGTCATTATAACTTGTTGGTGACCTACTAATGATCCAAAACTaaattctttttgaaaatataatGACATATGAAAAAACTGAgactaaaacatatatatatatatatatatatatatatatatatatatatatatatatatatatatatatatatatatatatatatatatatatatatatatatatatatatatatatatatatatatatataatagtttttGTGGCATTAATCCAAAAATTTGAACTTTTTGTGTAAAATAAAACAAGTATTGCACTCCCGAATATGTTTAGGGCTTTATGCAAGGAAAAGAGGGTCTAAACGGGAATTTCTTAAATATTTTGCAGGTTGCTAGGGTTTAAGGGATTGTATGATTGTATCCACATCTGTAGTATCTAGGCGAGGATACCAAAAACCCTAGTCGTCTGGATCCCTTCTCCGGCACCCATTCTACTCTATCTGCCGTTATCCCTCTTGCTTCATATTGACATTACCGGTAACGATttctccctttcttttctttctgaTTTCATAAGTTAACATGTGTCCAATTGGTTGTAATTTAGTCGATTTGTCTTCAAGTTTCTTCTTTTTAGACTCTTCTTCATCTAGTTGAATTCAATTTGTGGTTGTTTGTTTGATCAGTCCTAatgataaaaaaattatatgtaaATTTACCTTGAACTTCTCCACGGTAATCAGCGTTCTTCCAGTTCCTCAGTTTAAGCTATTTGATGGCAAAGTTCTAACATTTTAAATCTTAATTTCATTTGGTTTTAAGATTTAAGATAATGGTGGCTCCGCTCTACAACACTGTCGACTCACCCATGGGAGACAATGAAGAACAGTTGCCCGGTATAAAAGACATGGATGTGGATGATAAAAAACAGATTTGGGACGATTGGAATGCTGATGAAGAATACGATGAAGATGACGACGTTGAACTGCTCTGTTTATTTTGTGATTCTAAATACATTTCAAGTGATTCACTCTTCGAACATTGCTTTTCAAGCCACAGTTTTGATTTTGGAAGCATCAGAACTACAATGAACCTGGATTTCTATGGTTGTTTCAAGCtcctcaactatataagatcaCAGGTAAGAACTGTTAGACAACGCTCAAAACAAACGCTTTATCAGAAAGTAACATATTGTAAAATTTTTTGCATTTAACTGTTTGTtttgattattatttttaataggtggGACAAAATCGATGTTGGAGTTGTGGAACTACATGTCAGTCTAGGTCAGAACTACAAGATCATTTACATGAACCTTCTTTAGGAAGCAGTAATCTTCCATGGGACAATGacatgtacctgaaaccatataTGGAAGAAGATCATTTgttatatgattttgataaagatgaAGAAGTTGATGATGATTCTATGATATCATCTAAAGAAGACATGCTGGAAAATTTAAAGATAAGCATTGAAGAAAACGGGGCGAGTTCATCAGAAGTAAAATCTAATGATAAAAAGTCAAACAATGCCATTGACCATGAAATAGTAATCGTGAATAAAAACTATTTTGGCTCATATGGTTCATTTGGTATCCACAGAGAGATGATAAGTGACAAGGTATCATTACTTCTATGACTTGTCTTATACCATGTCAATGGGACTAAATTGTAGTTTTGTCCTTGTCTGTGCAAATGACGTAATCGCCCtcctcatttttatcactaaaaatagctaatatgttatgttatatagGTAAGGACGGATGCTTACAGACAAGCTATAGTAGACAACCCTTCTCTTATAAAGGGTGCGGTTGTTTTGGATGTTGGTTGTGGTACAGGGATATTAAGGTAATATTCCTTTTGTTTTGTGTATGGATATACGAGGGCAAATTTGTCAAAAAGTTATCTTATTTTATTTCTAATCGTTATCTTTTATAGTCTGTTTGCAGCCCAAGCAGGGGCCTCGATAGTAAATGCAGTTGAAGCAAGTGATAAGATGGCTTCCGTAGCCTCTCAGGTAATCCATtcaaaagacataaatacccttctCCTTCTCATCCTCCCTATTTAACGAAGTTTTATTACTGGAAACATGCAGATTGCAAAAGACAATAACAGAAATGGAGTAGTTAAAGTTGTGAATGGAATGGTTGAAGATCTTATTGAATCAAAACAAATTGAGCCCAAAAGTGTTGATGTTTTAGTGAGTGAGTGGATGGGTTATTGCTTACTCTATGAGTCAATGTTGAACTCAGTTCTTATTGCAAGAGATCATTGGCTTAAGCCTGGAGGTGCTATGCTCCCAGATACTGCCACCATGGTTTGTATCTAAAAATccaattatagcattctactttcaatcttttttttaaaaaaaaaaaaatgttaactgtttatttatttatattttagtttGTTGCTGGATTTGGAAAAGGGGCTACAAGTATGCCATTTTGGGAAAATGTTTATGGATTCGACATGTCATCAATTGGTAAAGAACTGGTGGAAGATGCTGCTCATATTCCCATTGTTGATGTTGTGGATGGAAATAATTTAGTCACTAATACCGCTCTCCTTAAGGTTGGTTTACACCTTTACTTtgttaaaagaccaaaataccctcgttaacttttttatttgttttggttAGACGTTTGATTTAGTGACAATGAAACACGATGAAGTCGATTTCACAGCCTCGGTCCAATTACAACAAAAGGGACAATCCACCGTAAGCAAATGTTATGGAATTGTACTTTGGTTCGATACTTCCTTCACAAACCGATTTTGCAAAGAAGCCCCTACAGTTTTGTCAACGTCACCATACACCCCCTCAACTCATTGGTCTCAAACTTTGCTCACTTTTTGCAAACCAATTTCactatcatcgtcatcatcattgGTGGATATGGCCCACAATAGTTCTTTGCCAGCTGGCACAGATGCCAACCCAGCAGTTAGTATAAATTCACGCATCAGTATTGTACGTGGTCTAGAACATCGAAGCATTGATATTTCAATGGAGGTGACTGCTGTTGGGTTTGATGGGCGAAAACGGAAATTGCCTGTGCAAATGTTTAATATGCGTTAGATTTTGATATGGTTGATGTTTCTTTGTATCGTGTAACCTTGTGAcaatttttgttttattatttattttaaatgatgATTTTCATAGTTATGGAAGTGTTATTGGCATATGTGTTGACTAGTTATTAGCTACTGCATGTGCCTATTCTTTATTACTCGGTTGAAAACAAACTAAGTTTTGTTTAAGTAATGAATATTAGCATCTTacgtagatttttttttttttataaataaagtttggagcaaattcaaaaaaaatttaaaatgttgAAAAGATGAAAAGTAGAAAACTAGATTGGTTACTATGGATTTTTTTGTAAACATGGACTATGTATTTTTTTTCCTCACATATGGACAAATTATGTCTATTTTATAGGtacagaagaaaaaaaaattgttgatgATGTTTTGTTAGGAATAGTAGCTATAAATgtccattttgactatcaaacAACTCccataaaaaatagaaaatgttGGTGCTTGTTTCCATCATACTACCATCAAACCATATCAAATGGGAAACAATTCATCataatttcaatttcaaaaaaaaaatctaaaaagatAAGAACAAAAATATTGGGTTTTGATACAAACCATCAAATCAATAAGCAATGAATTCGTAAAAAATattgggttttgatacaaaatataagtttgtttttcataaaaactgaCAAAggaagactttaaaaataacaagtttatttttagttcataataaaaccaaaccatcatggatctgtttatagaggttagaatgaaataaaagcaCAACCAAAGAGTGTTGATGAAGATGGAAAGATCAAATAACAAGATCTTCTCTataagtatccaccatcaagattaaGGCATTTGGAATGCTAGTTTCTTCTTGTATAAAGTacttcttaagcctttaagtacttaactcaaataagcaTAATAAGAGAATCACTTTAAGTCACTAAAGACTTGAATGATCTtcaaaagaaagcaagagaagtaGCTCCATGCTACTTACGGTTTTGGTGAAGAATAAGATGAAGAAGAGAGTGTTTCACTTAACAAAAATGCAAGCCTCATACATCTCTTATATAGTCCTGCAAGGTAAGGCCTAACCATAGCCAATACTCTAAAGTAATGGCTAGCATTTAGGAGCATGTGAGACAAAACATGGAGGTTGACAAACAACCcccatattttaatatttttagccATACCTCTTGAAAAAGAGGAGGATTCTTTAATTTTTATGAtctcaaagtttataaaatataaacattgtcttcaggtaaaagacaaaagaatccaactagtccaaaatattgtgcatggcttattaattcataccatatgaaataataactagttatactctcttataattattattttcacaaaacaataattattccataattaaatacaagaattgatattatttattaataatcatattaataacttgataaaggtgtgaccctataggaccATATATTGTTAGCAATATCACTCTATAATGATTATTGGAcatatagatccaacaatctcccacttgcacaaaaTTCATTATAGACTGATATAGACAGTAGCTGACGTCTAGCAACGGGCTATTGCCCTTAATAGCATATGAAGCATGCCATCTTATCAACAGCCAATTCCATACGCTCTAAGCTACAATTGTTACTAAAGGTTTGGTATCAATTATTCCTTTATCTCAGACATCATGTCGAATGTGAGATATGGATCACCATCAATCTCATTTAGTTTTCAACTTTTAGTagggccttagatgtctaactctcaatgaATAAGAGGGAAAAACCCCTCTCGACTACATACACCcatccaatatccaaatactaaatttcaatcaatACATCTACTTATATAAACAATGCCTTATAAcatgctttagctaatgaagGAGTTTTGTCAAGTACATTTATCAAACTTGATTTGTATAAACTTTGCgaatacaaacattttcagttatatatatatatatatatatatatatatatatatatatatatatataaagaaaactaTTGAGAATGtattagatgcttaaatatgaTTTAGATACCAATACTCGCATAATGGGATTACTCATAGTCATAATGAACCATACAAGTGGTTTTCCAAACCACAATGTACTCTAACTCTGATGTGTAACTGTAATTAAAATCTACATGAAACCACAATCCATGTAATTTGATCTTCATTAATAATAAGGACACGCCCGATTGTGATTGAGAGTCATGTTAATCTATTTGAAAAGTTAGCACATATAACAACTTTAAACATAGCTTTCTTTCAAATACTCCGTAGATTAGGAATATTTCTCTAGTTCTCGCAAGTACTTTAGAATGTTCCTGTAAGTCACACAATGACTTGTTCTCGAATTATATTGGTATCATTTGACATGCTTTAAGCATACGACTTATTTGGCCTTTATGTATaatcatgacatatatgattaatccaatTGCAGCAACATATGGAATACAATTATATTATCTAGTTCAAAACATTGTACTAGGATTTTGAGGAGtgctcaaaatcatgtcatgtAGTATTTGACAAGATAACTCTCTCAGAGTCCATTATCTTAAGTTCTTTAAGATCCTTGACAATTAATGCAattttacttaatcctttaagttgccatgatctatctatatagatcTTTATTCCAAGAGTTAGTATATCAACTACATACAAGGCTATGAATGTTATtgcgctcccactagctttgtagAAAAACACAAGAGTTGTCCTGATTTATAATCAAATCACAATGTGTAATTATTTTATAAGAAATaagattcttactttgagatgtCAGCTTTAATCTGAGAAGATTTTCATTCATATATGTTTTCTTCCTTGAAAACTTACTTACTCTTTATAGTAAAACTATATCGAGGAagatttgtaacaccccgtttattaaataaataaatggataaaaatttatatgaatagtagccctaaaatccatattattTAGTGCGGTGTTGGTTTTGGGAAGCCAAATGTCATAAGTTGGATAGTTTGGGGGTTAAAGTATAAATTCGAGATttaatttgtaaagattttagaagacaaggggatatttggtaagtattagaATTAAATTGTAAAGGATTTCAGGAGGCAAggttaaaaaggtaaaatatGGACTCAGTTCGAAAGAAAAAGGGAAAGGAGGGACCAAAGGTGACATTATGGCGAAAAGTTTGGGAAGGCGTCGGGTATATATCCCTCCCGAAATCCTAACCCTAGGAGTAAGATCCACCCGCCACCTTTCCCTTTTTCTATTGCCGACGCCGCACCACCCTTATGTCGCCCTCACCACCGACGACCGCCACGACTGTTGGAGTCGGAGGAACCACCACCATTCACCCAGTCGTCCTCCAACTACATAGCACCATTGAGCGAAGTTGAAGACCGGCATGGAAGGGAGCGAAATGGCATCATGGAGGATCGAAGGAGGAGT includes these proteins:
- the LOC111880564 gene encoding probable protein arginine N-methyltransferase 3 translates to MVAPLYNTVDSPMGDNEEQLPGIKDMDVDDKKQIWDDWNADEEYDEDDDVELLCLFCDSKYISSDSLFEHCFSSHSFDFGSIRTTMNLDFYGCFKLLNYIRSQVGQNRCWSCGTTCQSRSELQDHLHEPSLGSSNLPWDNDMYLKPYMEEDHLLYDFDKDEEVDDDSMISSKEDMLENLKISIEENGASSSEVKSNDKKSNNAIDHEIVIVNKNYFGSYGSFGIHREMISDKVRTDAYRQAIVDNPSLIKGAVVLDVGCGTGILSLFAAQAGASIVNAVEASDKMASVASQIAKDNNRNGVVKVVNGMVEDLIESKQIEPKSVDVLVSEWMGYCLLYESMLNSVLIARDHWLKPGGAMLPDTATMFVAGFGKGATSMPFWENVYGFDMSSIGKELVEDAAHIPIVDVVDGNNLVTNTALLKTFDLVTMKHDEVDFTASVQLQQKGQSTVSKCYGIVLWFDTSFTNRFCKEAPTVLSTSPYTPSTHWSQTLLTFCKPISLSSSSSLVDMAHNSSLPAGTDANPAVSINSRISIVRGLEHRSIDISMEVTAVGFDGRKRKLPVQMFNMR